One Candidatus Binataceae bacterium genomic region harbors:
- a CDS encoding polysaccharide deacetylase family protein has protein sequence MPPARRLNRIIKLLAAGLYWCALELRDAGLRCLGRRPPARVTVIYYHQVKADERARFAWQMEHLRHWCKPIPAGHTGPLASGRWVAVTADDGWLSFAQNALPEALSRAIPVTIFVIAGHLGDSAPPVPDCEGDRLLSGAEVAALSGPMVTIGCHTLSHRLIPGLSHAEAWRELALARPPLEACSGAPVDLFAFPFGECDGPSLELCRQAGYRRAFSGLPQAAMREPAEFLSGRVRVDPDNWRLEFHLKAVGGYAWVGRAIQLRRRLRARLAKPPISP, from the coding sequence ATGCCTCCGGCAAGGCGCCTGAACCGGATCATCAAGCTCCTGGCCGCCGGCCTATACTGGTGTGCGCTGGAGCTGCGCGACGCGGGCCTGCGCTGCCTGGGACGCCGGCCCCCAGCTCGGGTCACCGTCATTTACTATCATCAAGTCAAGGCCGACGAGCGCGCGCGCTTTGCCTGGCAAATGGAGCATTTGCGCCACTGGTGCAAGCCCATCCCAGCCGGTCACACCGGCCCCTTGGCAAGCGGGCGCTGGGTGGCGGTAACGGCCGATGACGGTTGGCTGAGTTTTGCGCAAAACGCTTTGCCCGAAGCCCTGTCCCGCGCTATCCCGGTTACCATTTTCGTGATTGCCGGCCACCTGGGCGACTCTGCCCCGCCGGTGCCGGACTGCGAAGGCGACCGTCTACTGTCTGGCGCCGAAGTCGCCGCCTTGAGCGGCCCAATGGTCACCATCGGCTGCCATACCCTCTCGCACCGCCTGATACCTGGCCTCAGCCACGCCGAAGCCTGGCGCGAACTGGCTCTCGCACGGCCGCCGCTGGAGGCCTGCAGTGGCGCGCCGGTGGATCTATTTGCCTTTCCCTTCGGTGAGTGCGATGGGCCCTCGTTGGAGCTATGCCGTCAGGCCGGCTATCGGCGAGCGTTCAGCGGGTTGCCGCAAGCGGCGATGCGCGAGCCCGCCGAATTCCTCAGCGGTCGAGTCCGTGTGGACCCCGACAATTGGCGGCTGGAGTTCCACTTAAAGGCCGTTGGCGGCTACGCCTGGGTAGGTCGCGCGATCCAGCTTCGCCGCCGTTTGCGGGCGCGGCTGGCAAAGCCTCCGATCTCGCCCTAA
- a CDS encoding O-antigen ligase family protein: MAAIAATTALLGLLGYLLFPSSAVIAVGAVVGGVVLIKTIACTTRHPHWVLLPLVIIEALTASTVVGEQQQALGALIRYPLVALFCLPLLPRVWRSRLLWQGGFRDYSLYLLWAVLSAAYSLLPEVSLGRALSSWLPFCAVCAIVESIDDPVQARRAIGVLMLGCGLVILVNFIVLAFFPAGISWLYDPTTGIERFEGIFSQPNEIGALMLTTLAAGFACWPTLRGWARPAGAVAMVGSVVLAAMADSRGALIAVALGGASYLVWRYRIKAVLGLGVMGLGLALAAMEVPSSLNYANRGLGTFTGRNVAWSYALKSIGEHPLMGYGYEVDGQIFAQPDFQSWDMVWGEGAYSSIHDGYLSRAVGLGLPALLFWLFFMWRPALNCFYPSRDPWQLRALVLVGFLPLMLFNLTESVPDCRYFEGVLLTLVWAVMELQRLRVKNAAQPATEAPPSCAGAVWQAVRG, from the coding sequence ATGGCTGCGATTGCGGCGACTACGGCTCTGCTTGGCTTGTTGGGATATTTGCTTTTTCCTTCTTCCGCTGTGATCGCGGTGGGGGCAGTAGTGGGTGGGGTGGTTCTGATTAAAACCATCGCTTGCACGACCCGTCACCCTCACTGGGTATTACTTCCGCTGGTGATTATCGAGGCGTTGACCGCCAGCACTGTGGTCGGCGAACAGCAACAGGCGCTGGGCGCGCTCATCCGCTATCCCTTGGTAGCGCTGTTTTGCCTCCCGCTACTGCCGCGGGTATGGCGCTCGAGGCTCCTGTGGCAGGGGGGCTTTCGGGATTACAGCCTCTACCTGCTGTGGGCCGTGCTCAGCGCCGCTTATTCGCTCTTGCCCGAGGTGTCCTTGGGCCGCGCGTTGTCTTCGTGGCTGCCATTTTGCGCCGTCTGCGCGATCGTTGAATCCATAGACGACCCGGTTCAGGCCCGCCGGGCGATCGGGGTGCTGATGCTGGGCTGCGGCCTGGTGATACTGGTCAACTTTATCGTGCTGGCTTTTTTTCCGGCCGGCATTTCCTGGCTGTACGATCCGACTACCGGCATCGAACGGTTCGAAGGGATCTTTAGCCAGCCCAACGAGATTGGGGCCTTGATGCTGACCACGCTGGCCGCGGGCTTCGCCTGTTGGCCAACCCTGCGAGGCTGGGCGCGGCCGGCTGGTGCGGTCGCGATGGTAGGTTCGGTGGTACTGGCCGCGATGGCCGATTCACGCGGGGCGCTTATTGCCGTTGCGCTCGGGGGGGCCTCGTACCTGGTCTGGCGCTACCGCATCAAGGCCGTGCTGGGGTTGGGAGTGATGGGATTGGGCCTGGCCTTGGCGGCGATGGAAGTTCCCTCCTCGCTCAACTATGCCAATCGCGGTCTAGGGACCTTCACCGGGCGCAATGTGGCCTGGAGCTACGCCCTCAAGAGCATCGGAGAACATCCGTTGATGGGCTACGGCTACGAGGTTGACGGTCAAATTTTTGCACAGCCCGATTTTCAAAGCTGGGATATGGTCTGGGGCGAGGGAGCCTACAGCTCCATCCACGACGGTTATCTCTCGCGTGCAGTCGGGCTGGGTCTGCCGGCACTGCTGTTTTGGCTGTTTTTCATGTGGCGACCAGCGCTCAATTGTTTTTACCCAAGCCGCGATCCCTGGCAGCTTCGCGCTCTCGTCTTGGTCGGCTTCTTGCCCCTGATGCTCTTCAACCTGACTGAATCAGTGCCCGACTGCCGATATTTCGAGGGCGTTCTATTGACCCTGGTGTGGGCCGTGATGGAGTTGCAGCGCCTGCGGGTCAAGAACGCGGCGCAACCTGCGACTGAGGCGCCACCGTCGTGCGCCGGAGCGGTGTGGCAGGCGGTGCGCGGTTGA
- a CDS encoding Ig-like domain-containing protein — protein MVFKQVWIRHVGLVLGTLGLVALVQAIALCGSAWASVSLSTPSDGNIVNGTVTITAQPSASVAWVDVYIDGNYLTSSPPFNFSWNSNNVPNGNHTISIQAYNNANQGDGYAAVTVQVANGQTTGGSVAISTPSPGATVSGAVPVNVQVGSNVDWVDVYIDGSYWTSSPPYDFSWDSTSVPDGNHTISVSGFDSSDAPVGEASTNVSVNNSNPSPTALSQNSSSVVSITAPSSGASVSGSVGIDVSAASNVEWVDVYVDGNYLASSPPFSFNWNASGATNGQHTISVTAFNSSSQVMAQSSIPVTVTGGSGNVGTSSASSAQAGGSGASSGGPSYLATLGTLPPGSSLPSGSQCASMISYSSWEPRPGNASYNQTTPPGWWLQNYDAIVASGEGGAPGSYLQRVTGNFTGTTDEILQWGACKWGFDANVVRSIAVNESYWHQSADGDNGISLGIMQIKDTTNNYPSTVPYSAQSTAFNIDYKLAQQRACFDGQMSYLDSGSYPQTGRTNYMLWGCVGQWYSGGWYDSGAQSYISQVQQILNDQTWAQSGF, from the coding sequence ATGGTTTTTAAGCAGGTTTGGATACGGCATGTCGGGTTGGTGCTTGGCACCTTGGGGCTAGTTGCGCTGGTACAGGCGATTGCGCTCTGCGGTTCGGCCTGGGCCTCGGTCAGTCTGAGCACGCCTTCGGACGGCAACATCGTCAACGGAACGGTCACGATTACCGCCCAACCCAGCGCCTCGGTAGCCTGGGTCGACGTATATATCGACGGGAACTACCTTACCTCATCTCCACCGTTCAATTTCTCTTGGAACTCAAATAATGTGCCCAACGGCAATCATACGATTTCTATCCAGGCCTATAACAATGCCAATCAGGGCGACGGTTACGCCGCGGTTACTGTGCAAGTAGCCAATGGCCAAACCACCGGCGGGTCGGTGGCAATCAGCACACCCTCGCCAGGAGCTACGGTCTCGGGGGCGGTTCCGGTCAATGTCCAAGTAGGTAGTAACGTGGACTGGGTTGATGTATACATAGACGGTAGCTACTGGACCTCATCGCCACCCTACGATTTTAGTTGGGATTCCACTTCAGTCCCTGACGGCAACCATACGATTTCGGTAAGTGGCTTTGACTCCAGTGATGCGCCGGTGGGCGAAGCGTCCACCAACGTGTCGGTCAACAACAGTAACCCTTCGCCCACGGCATTATCGCAGAACTCCTCCTCCGTGGTGTCGATTACCGCTCCCTCCTCTGGCGCTTCGGTTTCCGGCTCGGTGGGTATCGACGTGTCGGCGGCGAGCAATGTGGAATGGGTGGATGTGTATGTCGATGGCAACTACCTGGCGTCCTCGCCGCCCTTCAGTTTCAACTGGAATGCCAGCGGAGCGACCAACGGCCAGCATACCATTTCGGTGACGGCTTTTAACTCCAGCTCTCAGGTGATGGCTCAGAGTTCGATCCCAGTGACGGTTACGGGCGGTAGCGGAAATGTCGGCACCAGCTCCGCATCGAGCGCTCAAGCGGGGGGTTCGGGCGCGTCCTCGGGCGGCCCCTCTTATTTGGCCACTCTGGGTACGCTGCCTCCCGGCTCGTCGCTTCCCAGTGGCAGTCAATGTGCGAGCATGATTTCGTACTCGTCTTGGGAGCCGCGCCCGGGCAATGCCAGTTACAATCAGACCACGCCGCCGGGCTGGTGGCTGCAAAACTACGATGCGATAGTCGCTTCGGGTGAGGGTGGCGCACCTGGCTCCTATTTGCAGCGGGTAACCGGAAACTTTACCGGGACGACTGATGAGATTCTGCAATGGGGTGCCTGCAAGTGGGGATTTGACGCCAACGTGGTGCGCTCGATTGCAGTCAATGAAAGTTATTGGCATCAAAGCGCCGACGGTGACAACGGTATCAGTTTGGGAATCATGCAAATTAAAGATACTACGAACAACTATCCTTCGACAGTGCCTTACTCAGCACAATCAACTGCATTCAACATCGATTATAAGTTGGCTCAGCAGCGTGCATGTTTTGACGGTCAAATGTCATATTTGGATAGTGGAAGTTATCCGCAGACCGGCAGGACTAACTATATGCTCTGGGGATGCGTGGGGCAGTGGTATAGCGGCGGATGGTATGACAGCGGCGCCCAAAGCTATATTTCGCAAGTCCAACAGATCCTGAACGACCAGACTTGGGCCCAGTCAGGCTTCTAA
- a CDS encoding TIGR03620 family F420-dependent LLM class oxidoreductase, whose protein sequence is MEIGRLGVWFFQDALDAVQSRDFARQVEKLGYSALWIPEAVGREPFAHCGYLLANTQRLIVATGIANIWARDAMTMNAGARTLAELSQGRFILGIGVSHQHLLRVRGLDYNKPFSYMSQYLTRMKSSLYMAAQPKEEPPVLLAALFPRMLGLAGAQARGAHTYFVPPEHTAKARSILGPQAWLCPAQAVILESDAALAREGARNYMKVYLRAPNYVNMLKDLGFGDQDFANGGSDRLVDAVVAWGDESRIRARLDAHYAQGANHVCILPVRADKSPLPDFRALSALAPG, encoded by the coding sequence ATGGAAATCGGCCGACTCGGGGTCTGGTTCTTTCAGGATGCGCTGGATGCTGTACAGAGCCGAGATTTTGCGCGGCAAGTCGAGAAGCTCGGCTACTCGGCGCTTTGGATTCCCGAAGCGGTGGGGCGCGAACCGTTCGCGCACTGCGGCTATCTGCTGGCCAACACCCAACGGCTGATTGTAGCCACCGGTATCGCCAATATCTGGGCGCGCGATGCGATGACCATGAATGCCGGTGCCAGGACCCTGGCAGAGCTGTCGCAGGGCCGTTTCATCCTGGGTATTGGCGTCAGCCATCAGCACCTGTTGCGCGTGCGGGGGCTCGATTACAACAAGCCCTTCTCCTATATGAGCCAATACTTGACCCGGATGAAGAGCAGCCTCTATATGGCGGCTCAGCCCAAGGAAGAGCCACCAGTGCTGTTAGCCGCGCTCTTTCCGCGGATGTTGGGCTTGGCCGGCGCGCAAGCGCGCGGGGCCCATACCTATTTCGTTCCGCCTGAACACACCGCCAAGGCTCGTTCCATTCTGGGGCCTCAGGCTTGGCTATGCCCTGCCCAGGCGGTGATCCTGGAATCCGATGCCGCGCTGGCACGCGAGGGAGCGCGCAATTACATGAAAGTTTATCTGCGTGCTCCAAATTACGTTAACATGCTCAAGGATCTCGGCTTTGGCGACCAAGACTTCGCCAATGGCGGCAGCGATCGCTTGGTTGACGCCGTGGTGGCATGGGGCGATGAAAGCCGCATCCGCGCCCGCCTCGACGCTCACTACGCCCAAGGGGCCAATCACGTGTGCATCCTGCCCGTGCGGGCGGACAAAAGTCCCTTGCCCGATTTTCGCGCGCTCAGCGCCCTGGCGCCGGGCTGA
- a CDS encoding MFS transporter codes for MEKSARRGWIVVIAFLMVNVTVMGAAIGTMGVFITPLVREFHWTRAQVSLITTAWAIGLALSNPIAGWSVERLNARWLVPVGAMLTALALFVASRVHSLAPLVGLYGIIGLGCSFTGHVPLIVSAVNWFEEQSATAVGVGEIGISLGIALSSPAVAWVVVRWGWRVGMLATGLPMLVLAVPVALLFIRTSPDTHSSRVQLHQDRVELAGLNLGPALKTWPFWLLVVGNVAFTLGNGAMVVHAIPYLITVHYSAQLAANIFGFQAAFSALGHVTMGFLADRFGVKRMMVAGFLGMALSALCLVGAGLPHLGLLPVICFTVLFGFDQGADMLVALVAAQALGRRRFGTITGLLYFASAAGHSMGPLVLGKAFDVSGNYRAGLELCSLIIALGALAAMMVFPARGSADQVVSAAAAG; via the coding sequence ATGGAGAAGAGCGCCCGGCGCGGCTGGATCGTGGTCATCGCTTTCCTGATGGTCAACGTCACGGTGATGGGCGCCGCGATCGGCACCATGGGGGTTTTCATCACTCCGCTGGTGCGTGAATTTCACTGGACCCGCGCCCAGGTTTCCCTAATCACCACGGCCTGGGCGATCGGGCTAGCGCTCTCCAACCCGATTGCAGGCTGGTCAGTAGAGCGGCTCAATGCGCGCTGGTTGGTGCCGGTGGGGGCGATGCTGACCGCGCTGGCGCTGTTCGTCGCCAGCCGAGTCCACAGCCTGGCGCCGCTGGTCGGCTTGTATGGAATAATCGGCCTGGGCTGCTCTTTCACTGGCCACGTCCCGCTGATCGTGTCGGCGGTCAACTGGTTCGAGGAGCAAAGCGCCACCGCCGTGGGCGTGGGCGAAATCGGCATCTCGCTAGGCATCGCCCTCAGCTCGCCGGCGGTGGCTTGGGTGGTCGTGCGTTGGGGATGGCGCGTGGGCATGCTGGCCACCGGGCTGCCGATGCTGGTGCTGGCCGTTCCCGTCGCCTTGCTCTTCATCCGCACCTCCCCTGACACCCACTCCAGCCGCGTCCAGCTTCACCAGGATCGAGTCGAGCTAGCGGGGCTAAATCTGGGCCCGGCGCTTAAGACCTGGCCCTTCTGGCTGCTGGTCGTGGGCAACGTCGCCTTTACCCTGGGCAACGGCGCGATGGTGGTGCATGCGATCCCATACCTGATTACGGTCCATTACTCGGCCCAACTGGCGGCCAATATCTTCGGTTTTCAAGCCGCTTTCTCGGCCCTGGGTCACGTCACAATGGGGTTTCTGGCCGACCGCTTTGGGGTCAAGCGGATGATGGTGGCAGGGTTTCTAGGGATGGCGCTGAGCGCTCTCTGCCTGGTCGGTGCGGGGCTGCCCCACCTCGGTCTACTCCCGGTTATCTGTTTCACGGTCCTGTTCGGTTTCGATCAGGGAGCCGATATGCTGGTGGCGCTGGTAGCCGCGCAGGCGCTGGGTCGGCGCCGCTTTGGTACCATCACCGGGTTGCTCTACTTTGCCAGCGCGGCGGGCCATTCCATGGGGCCGCTGGTGCTGGGCAAGGCCTTTGATGTGTCTGGCAACTATCGCGCCGGGCTGGAGCTCTGTTCGCTTATCATCGCGCTAGGCGCGTTAGCCGCGATGATGGTCTTTCCGGCTCGCGGTAGCGCCGATCAAGTGGTGTCTGCCGCCGCGGCGGGCTGA
- a CDS encoding DUF192 domain-containing protein, producing the protein MLNPHTDPRRYLRWRSLLALLPLLALMPVMGPGCDSKQPAVAIVSPTGQPLATLVVEIARTRTQREVGLMFRKHLGADRGMLFVFAQPAPQAFWMHNTLIPLDMLFVGADRRILGIVANATPMSDRSLSVQGNALYVLEVNGGFCARHGIAAGDRLRFVNFTPSAAD; encoded by the coding sequence ATGCTCAATCCTCATACCGATCCGCGCCGCTATCTGCGCTGGCGCTCCCTCTTGGCCCTGCTCCCCTTGCTGGCGTTGATGCCGGTAATGGGACCGGGATGCGATTCCAAGCAGCCGGCGGTGGCGATCGTCTCTCCCACTGGCCAACCACTGGCCACCCTCGTGGTGGAGATCGCGCGCACCCGGACCCAACGCGAGGTGGGACTGATGTTCCGCAAGCATTTGGGTGCTGACCGCGGGATGCTGTTTGTGTTCGCACAGCCCGCCCCGCAGGCCTTTTGGATGCACAACACTCTAATCCCGCTCGATATGCTGTTCGTGGGCGCCGACCGCCGGATCCTCGGAATCGTCGCCAACGCCACCCCGATGTCGGACCGTTCGCTTAGCGTGCAGGGCAACGCGCTCTATGTACTGGAGGTCAACGGCGGCTTTTGCGCCCGCCATGGAATTGCCGCGGGCGACCGGTTGCGATTTGTCAACTTCACGCCCAGTGCCGCGGACTGA
- a CDS encoding glycosyltransferase family 39 protein, whose translation MSQAHDSSLRSAHGLEQLEPLATRMTSTGLAGVVATVSALLLLGLILVAGVVLRTSRLAEVPAGFNQDEACNGYDALCLLRTGRDQHGNRFPVLIQAFNDYRMPLFDYSLIVPVAIAGLHPAVVRVGAALWGCADLFALALLAGLLVGLRGALIATALMAFSPWHLPLSRMGHEAITASATVTLAMACLLLAVRRQRGRWLLMAGLFLGAALYSYAITKAFVPLMMVWIALIYWRQLAAMRRWALGAAALTLLSAVPQALVLWRHPTLTMARYHSMAPGAVLHQDLAHVALIIVHSWALSFDPRFLFLRGSPWVELHPPGFGQLLVAQAVMLGLTLCALSEARYRRPVIFLLGWLFLGALPGALILPRFHPQHLILMVTPLMLLSAVGMVFLFDYRGVGAGLRALSALLVLLIAMVQAVRFVSFYFTFYPALAAYQFQYGLGPAVQWIVRAHPSGPIVISDRINQPYIYVLFFTAYPPARFQQQARDQSPELFAPVRHFDRYYFTDPAVAYARLTHGAFLFTGYEDTPAPPTSVVPGLAGAPGYQAYPAYKILLK comes from the coding sequence ATGAGCCAGGCGCACGACAGCTCGCTCCGCTCGGCGCACGGTTTGGAACAACTCGAACCGTTGGCCACACGGATGACTTCAACCGGGCTGGCGGGAGTGGTCGCCACCGTCAGTGCGCTTTTGCTGCTGGGCCTAATCCTGGTGGCCGGCGTTGTGCTGCGCACCAGCCGTCTGGCTGAGGTGCCGGCGGGCTTCAACCAGGACGAGGCCTGCAACGGCTACGATGCCCTGTGTCTGCTGCGCACTGGGCGCGATCAGCATGGCAACCGCTTTCCCGTGCTGATCCAGGCTTTCAATGATTACCGCATGCCGCTGTTCGATTATTCGCTGATCGTTCCGGTGGCGATCGCGGGCCTGCACCCGGCCGTGGTGCGCGTGGGCGCGGCGCTGTGGGGATGCGCCGATCTGTTCGCGCTGGCGCTGCTGGCGGGGCTACTCGTCGGGCTGCGCGGCGCACTCATCGCCACTGCCCTAATGGCTTTTTCGCCCTGGCATCTGCCGCTGAGCCGGATGGGACACGAAGCTATTACCGCCAGCGCTACTGTCACCCTCGCGATGGCCTGTCTGTTGCTCGCCGTTCGCCGCCAGCGCGGCCGCTGGCTGCTGATGGCGGGCCTCTTCCTGGGCGCCGCGCTCTATTCCTACGCGATCACCAAGGCCTTCGTGCCATTGATGATGGTATGGATCGCTCTAATCTACTGGCGCCAACTCGCGGCGATGCGCCGCTGGGCGCTGGGCGCGGCCGCGCTGACCCTGCTCAGTGCTGTCCCGCAGGCACTTGTACTGTGGCGCCATCCCACACTGACCATGGCGCGTTATCATTCGATGGCGCCTGGCGCGGTGCTGCATCAAGACTTGGCTCACGTCGCGCTCATCATCGTCCACTCATGGGCGCTGAGCTTTGACCCTCGCTTTCTCTTCCTGCGCGGCAGCCCTTGGGTCGAACTCCATCCGCCCGGCTTCGGCCAGCTCCTGGTTGCGCAGGCGGTGATGCTGGGTTTGACGCTATGCGCGCTGAGCGAGGCGCGCTATCGGCGCCCGGTGATTTTTCTGTTGGGTTGGTTGTTCCTGGGCGCTCTGCCGGGAGCGTTGATTTTGCCTCGCTTCCATCCCCAGCACCTGATTCTAATGGTCACGCCGTTAATGCTGCTGTCAGCCGTGGGGATGGTTTTCCTCTTCGATTATCGCGGGGTGGGGGCCGGGCTGCGCGCTCTATCTGCGCTGCTGGTTTTGCTAATTGCGATGGTCCAGGCGGTGCGCTTCGTTAGTTTTTATTTCACCTTCTATCCAGCCCTGGCTGCCTACCAATTCCAATACGGGCTCGGACCGGCGGTGCAATGGATCGTGCGGGCTCACCCCAGCGGGCCGATAGTGATAAGCGACCGGATCAATCAGCCCTATATTTATGTCTTGTTTTTTACCGCCTACCCGCCCGCTCGCTTTCAACAGCAGGCCCGCGATCAGAGCCCGGAGCTGTTCGCTCCAGTGCGCCATTTCGATCGTTACTACTTCACCGATCCCGCCGTCGCTTACGCCCGTCTAACTCACGGGGCGTTTCTGTTCACCGGCTATGAGGATACTCCCGCGCCACCCACGAGCGTGGTGCCGGGACTTGCCGGGGCCCCCGGCTACCAGGCCTATCCGGCATACAAGATTTTGCTGAAATAG
- a CDS encoding acyl-CoA carboxylase subunit beta, with protein sequence MGAKENLQRMEELERQAEAGGGAARLERQRAGGRLSARERVEVLLDAESFVELDKFKTHRASDFGMDQRRIPGDGVVTGYGRIDGRQVCVFSQDFTVFGGSLSGAFAEKICKVMDLATSVGCPIIGLNDSAGARIHEGVVSLAGYADIFLRNVMASGVVPQISAIMGPCAGGAVYSPAMTDFVVMVEHSSYMFITGPDVIRATTHEEVTMEQLGGADTHALRSGVCHLQQPDDRSALLAIRRLLGFMPPNNLEDPPARASGDDPQRRDPELDTLVPENPTKPYDMRDIIRRVVDQGEFFELQSRYAQNILIGFAHLGGYSVGVVANQPAVLAGCLDIDASVKAARFVRFCDCFNIPLVTFVDVPGFLPGTAQEFGGIIKHGAKLLYAYCEATVPKVTVITRKAYGGAYDVMSSKHLRGDFNFAYPSAEIAVMGPEGAINIIFRDQLKQASDEVAERARLTEEYRRAFANPFKAAELGYVDEVLRPRDTRPRLIASLRALENKRQHNPPRKHGNIPL encoded by the coding sequence ATGGGTGCTAAAGAAAATTTGCAGCGGATGGAAGAATTGGAGCGCCAGGCCGAGGCCGGCGGCGGCGCGGCCCGGCTGGAGCGCCAGCGCGCGGGTGGACGGCTGAGCGCGCGCGAACGAGTCGAGGTACTGCTGGATGCCGAATCCTTTGTCGAGTTGGACAAGTTTAAAACCCATCGCGCTAGCGATTTCGGGATGGATCAGCGACGCATCCCCGGCGACGGCGTAGTCACCGGCTATGGTCGCATCGACGGCCGCCAAGTGTGCGTCTTCTCCCAGGATTTCACCGTCTTTGGTGGCAGTCTGTCGGGCGCGTTTGCCGAAAAGATTTGTAAAGTCATGGATTTGGCCACCAGCGTGGGCTGCCCGATCATTGGACTCAACGATTCCGCCGGCGCCCGCATTCACGAGGGCGTGGTCTCGCTGGCCGGTTACGCCGATATCTTCTTGCGCAATGTGATGGCCTCCGGAGTGGTGCCGCAAATTTCGGCAATCATGGGGCCGTGCGCTGGCGGCGCGGTCTATTCGCCGGCGATGACCGACTTCGTAGTGATGGTGGAACATAGCTCCTACATGTTCATCACCGGTCCCGACGTGATCCGAGCCACCACTCACGAAGAGGTTACGATGGAACAGCTCGGCGGCGCCGACACCCATGCGCTGCGCTCGGGGGTCTGCCATTTGCAGCAACCCGACGATCGCTCGGCCCTGCTAGCTATCCGCCGTTTACTTGGCTTCATGCCACCCAACAACCTGGAAGATCCACCGGCACGCGCCAGCGGCGACGACCCGCAACGTCGTGACCCCGAATTGGACACGCTCGTGCCCGAAAACCCGACCAAGCCCTACGACATGCGCGACATTATCCGCCGGGTGGTCGACCAAGGTGAATTCTTCGAACTTCAGTCGCGCTATGCGCAGAATATCTTAATTGGCTTTGCCCACTTAGGCGGTTACTCGGTGGGTGTGGTCGCCAATCAACCGGCGGTTTTGGCCGGTTGCCTGGATATCGACGCCTCGGTGAAAGCTGCTCGCTTCGTGCGTTTTTGCGATTGCTTCAATATTCCGCTGGTCACCTTTGTCGATGTGCCGGGATTCCTGCCGGGTACCGCGCAGGAATTCGGCGGAATTATCAAGCATGGCGCCAAACTGTTGTACGCCTATTGCGAGGCCACCGTACCCAAGGTCACGGTCATCACACGCAAGGCTTACGGCGGCGCCTACGACGTGATGTCCTCCAAGCATCTGCGCGGCGATTTCAACTTCGCCTATCCCAGCGCGGAAATCGCAGTAATGGGACCCGAGGGGGCGATCAACATCATATTTCGCGACCAGCTCAAGCAGGCTTCCGATGAAGTCGCCGAGCGCGCCCGCCTGACCGAGGAATACCGGCGTGCCTTCGCCAATCCTTTCAAGGCCGCCGAGTTGGGCTACGTGGACGAAGTACTGCGTCCGCGCGATACCCGCCCGCGACTGATTGCTTCGCTGCGCGCGCTGGAAAACAAGCGCCAGCACAACCCGCCGCGCAAGCACGGCAATATTCCATTGTGA